From the Excalfactoria chinensis isolate bCotChi1 chromosome 1, bCotChi1.hap2, whole genome shotgun sequence genome, one window contains:
- the LOC140264665 gene encoding uncharacterized protein, whose translation MEGENMLFDLLEKHASRPSLTGLDWARENWHNLQAVSDRICVLQHGARTRAGKGKSFICAVLGAALKAAVEFRDQQLKAENQTIQSLQETVKTTQELVKALQNQIGNLEEQLKREKHNSVLLQMAFKEILSYKDTGDTVIHSAPQEKIYPHEELRETKESFDNETPVAPLRPLIKTEYTFDNGEDLDPQMNVKEIPFSATELAKLKKDFSRSPRESETEYVWRVSLTGGDQIMLTEKEAEGYWGPGVFLTTGNNRAPWSLTQRAAYWAGGLNPLERGDPLAINGTVDQLVESVQKAACLQMMYDRKLQPRHESPMMMPVDPERMTPLIRGLPESLKPIGIQLQGKIQAMSQGEKVRAALEGASTSGSLQSGFKVWTWGEVAQELINYERKFGPVASTSKFEPKGVRLAAATLAPRPPSPKLNRMEKVSLPVRTGRRNIAHKRNRLWTLGWQKGIPRDLMNGLSTDRLEMLVTSWPTKLETLVPSVPPPPTVTEEIPEKLGN comes from the coding sequence ATGGAAGgtgaaaatatgttgtttgaTTTGCTAGAAAAGCATGCGTCTAGGCCATCGTTAACAGGGTTGGACTGGGCACGAGAAAATTGGCATAATTTGCAGGCTGTTTCGGACCGCATTTGTGTTTTGCAACATGGGGCTCGTACCCGAGCTGGGAAAGgtaaatcatttatttgtgcGGTACTCggtgctgctttaaaagcagccgtGGAGTTCCGAGACCAGCAGCTTAAGGCGGAAAACCAGACAATACAGTCGTTACAAGAAACGGTAAAAACAACACAGGAGCTTGTAAAAGCTCTGCAAAACCAAATTGGAAATCTAGAAGAAcaattgaaaagagaaaagcataattCGGTGTTGttacaaatggcttttaaggaaATTTTATCATATAAAGATACGGGTGACACTGTTATCCATAGTGCACCACAAGAGAAAATCTATCCTCATGAGGAattgagagaaacaaaagaaagctttgataATGAAACCCCAGTAGCCCCTCTGCGTCCTcttataaaaacagaatataccTTCGATAATGGTGAGGACCTTGATcctcaaatgaatgttaaagaaattcctttCTCAGCTACTGAACTAGCTAAATTGAAGAAGGATTTCAGCCGGTCTCCAAGAGAATCTGAAACGGAGTATGTATGGAGAGTCAGTCTAactggtggagaccaaataatgCTAAccgaaaaggaggctgagggttaTTGGGGgccaggagtatttttaactacCGGCAACAATCGTGCTCCCTGGTCCCtaacacagagggctgcttACTGGGCTGGTGGTCTCAACCCTTTAGAAAGGGGAGACCCTCTTGCTATTAATGGGACAGTGGATCAATTGGTTGAAAGTGTCCAAAAGGCTGCCTGTCTGCAAATGATGTATGACAGGAAATTGCAGCCACGGCACGAATCTCCCATGATGATGCCTGTGGATCCTGAAAGGATGACTCCTTTAATTAGGGGGCTTCCAGAATCACTGAAACCCATAGGTATACAGTTACAAGGTAAAATACAAGCCATGTCCCAGGGAGAGAAAGTACGAGCTGCTTTAGAAGGAGCCAGTACTTCAGGCTCTTTACAGTCTGGATTTAAGGTatggacatggggggaggtTGCCCAAGAACTGATTAATTATGAAAGGAAATTTGGGCCCGTGGCTTCTACCAGTAAATTTGAGCCAAAGGGAGTAAGGCTTGCAGCAGCCACCCTTGCTCCTAGGCCACCTAGCCCGAAACTTAATAGAATGGAAAAGGTTTCATTGCCAGTAAGAACAGGTAGGCGAAACATTGCTCACAAACGTAATAGACTGTGGACCCTGGGCTGGCAAAAGGGTATTCCTCGAGATCTAATGAATGGACTATCAACAGATAGGCTCGAGATGTTGGTGACCAGTTGGCCGACTAAACTTGAGACCCTAGTTCCtagtgtcccccccccccccacagtaACAGAAGAGATACCTGAGAAATTGGGAAACTAA